From a region of the Fischerella sp. JS2 genome:
- a CDS encoding rhomboid family intramembrane serine protease, producing MFPLYDENPTRITPYLTYGLIGMNVLVFLHELQLSNEQLNQFLQLYAVIPEQLTINFASEWTTLFTSQFLHGGWWHLISNMLFLFVFGNNIEDRLGHFKYLIFYLSCGAFAALCQWLISMNSQIPSLGASGAIFGILGAYIIAFPHSRVVTLIFLGIFVTTVRIPALFLIGFFFIQNVISGVASLQAAANMSVETGGIAYWAHIGGFVAGVVLGPLLGLRRRDY from the coding sequence GTGTTTCCTCTGTACGATGAAAATCCAACACGAATCACTCCATATCTAACATATGGTTTGATTGGGATGAACGTTTTAGTTTTTCTGCATGAACTCCAACTATCAAATGAACAACTAAATCAGTTTTTGCAGCTGTATGCAGTTATACCTGAACAATTAACTATCAACTTCGCTAGTGAATGGACAACATTATTTACGTCCCAATTCCTACATGGTGGTTGGTGGCATTTAATTTCAAATATGCTGTTTCTATTTGTTTTTGGCAACAATATTGAAGATAGATTGGGACATTTTAAGTATTTAATTTTTTATCTTAGTTGTGGTGCTTTCGCTGCCCTATGTCAGTGGCTTATCAGTATGAATTCTCAGATTCCTTCATTGGGAGCAAGTGGTGCAATTTTTGGAATTTTAGGAGCGTATATTATAGCCTTTCCGCACTCAAGAGTTGTAACGTTAATATTTTTAGGTATTTTTGTCACCACTGTTAGAATTCCAGCCTTGTTTCTGATTGGGTTTTTCTTTATCCAAAATGTGATTTCTGGTGTTGCCAGTCTACAAGCAGCTGCCAATATGAGTGTAGAGACGGGGGGAATAGCTTACTGGGCCCATATTGGTGGTTTTGTCGCTGGAGTGGTACTTGGCCCCTTATTGGGACTACGTAGACGAGACTATTAG
- the egtD gene encoding L-histidine N(alpha)-methyltransferase produces MSISKPGSSKGNSQRTIEQRLQIQRLLEPTLIVSSSAGTDVVKGLTQTPKTLPPRYFYDDRGSDLFEQICELPEYYLTRTETKILQSRASEIAAITGACEIVELGSGSSTKTRILLDAYQQQGLPLHYLPIDVSAGMLESSALSLLADYPSLQVYALAGTYELALSQIEPSQLPSRMICFIGSTLGNLNPQECDVFLSQVKAALQAGEYFLLGVDLQKPKHILEAAYNDNQGVTAAFNLNMLEHLNWRYEGNFDPTQFEHWAFYNETEHQIEMHLKSKRSQTVELRTLKLNVHFEPGETIRTEISRKFSLNSIQQELKAKDLVPQKVWTDANQLFGLLLCQLQNRG; encoded by the coding sequence ATGTCAATATCTAAACCTGGCAGCAGCAAGGGAAACTCTCAAAGAACTATTGAACAACGCTTACAAATACAGCGTTTGCTAGAACCAACTTTGATTGTTTCTTCTAGTGCTGGAACTGATGTGGTTAAGGGATTAACTCAAACACCAAAAACCTTGCCACCGCGTTATTTCTATGATGACCGTGGTTCCGATTTATTTGAGCAAATCTGTGAGTTACCCGAATATTACCTAACACGCACAGAGACAAAAATTTTGCAAAGCCGTGCTAGTGAAATTGCGGCAATCACAGGCGCATGTGAAATAGTAGAACTGGGTAGTGGCAGTTCTACTAAAACCAGGATTTTACTAGATGCTTATCAGCAACAAGGACTACCTCTGCATTACTTACCAATTGATGTCAGTGCTGGTATGCTCGAAAGTAGCGCCCTGTCCCTACTAGCAGACTATCCCTCACTACAAGTTTATGCACTGGCAGGAACCTACGAATTAGCGCTTTCTCAAATTGAACCCAGCCAGTTACCCAGTCGCATGATTTGTTTTATTGGTAGCACTTTGGGTAATTTGAATCCACAAGAGTGTGATGTGTTTCTATCCCAAGTCAAAGCTGCTTTGCAAGCGGGAGAATATTTTTTATTGGGGGTAGACTTACAAAAACCAAAACATATTCTGGAAGCTGCCTATAACGACAACCAAGGAGTAACAGCAGCATTTAACTTGAATATGTTAGAGCATCTCAACTGGCGGTATGAGGGTAATTTTGATCCCACCCAATTTGAACACTGGGCATTTTATAACGAAACTGAACATCAAATTGAGATGCATCTCAAAAGTAAGCGATCGCAAACTGTCGAGTTACGCACCCTCAAACTCAATGTTCATTTTGAACCAGGTGAAACTATCCGTACCGAAATTTCCCGGAAATTCAGCCTCAACAGCATCCAGCAAGAACTAAAAGCCAAAGATTTAGTACCACAAAAAGTGTGGACTGACGCAAACCAGTTGTTTGGCTTATTGCTGTGTCAGTTGCAAAATCGGGGATAG
- a CDS encoding amino acid transporter → MAGPIIPPEQHRKQVMRWLLKEEHSDTGEHPQHPWWQVMCLTGVDYFSTLGYQPGIAAIAAGALSPLATLILVLLTLFGALPIYRRVAATSPHGEGSIAMLENLLPWWQGKLFVLCLLGFAGTDFIITITLSAADATAHIIENPLVPQFLHNQSVSITLILIALLGGVFLRGFKEAIGLAVFLVATYLLLNLITISVGVYQVFQQPSVIFNWQKVLFANYQNPFIMIGAAALVFPKLALGLSGFETGVAVMPLVKGTQHETEANPRGRIRNTHKLLTLAAVIMSFFLITSSLVTILLIPAAEFQTGGKANGRALAYLAHGYLGDGFGTIYDLSTIFILWFAGASAMAGLLNIVPRYLPRYGMAPDWTRMIRPLVLVYTVIAFVVTILFQADVEAQGGAYATGVLVLMTSAALAVTLAARRRRATRGILSFGAITLLFVYTTIVNIIERPEGIQIAAFFIGTIIITSLISRVWRSTELRVERIEMDETARRFIAEEEEHQGTIRLIANRLGEGDEREYFLKEKEVREDNHIPQTDSILFLEIQISDASVFSERIHVRGVQVGKYRILRARGTAVPNAIAAILLYIRDQTGKLPHAYFGWIEGNPIQYLLRFILFGEGDIAVVTREVLRKAEKNPERRPGIHVGG, encoded by the coding sequence ATGGCTGGGCCTATTATCCCGCCCGAACAACATCGCAAACAAGTAATGCGCTGGTTACTCAAAGAAGAACACAGCGATACAGGAGAACATCCTCAACATCCTTGGTGGCAGGTAATGTGCCTGACGGGGGTAGATTATTTCTCAACGCTGGGGTACCAGCCTGGGATCGCTGCTATCGCTGCGGGGGCGTTGTCTCCTTTAGCTACTTTGATTCTAGTTTTGCTGACGCTGTTTGGTGCATTACCTATATATCGTCGAGTTGCTGCAACCAGTCCTCATGGAGAGGGATCGATCGCCATGCTTGAAAATCTCCTTCCTTGGTGGCAAGGTAAGCTGTTTGTCTTATGTTTACTTGGCTTTGCAGGAACTGATTTTATCATCACGATCACCCTTTCCGCTGCCGATGCTACAGCCCACATTATTGAAAATCCTCTTGTACCACAGTTTTTACACAATCAATCAGTCAGTATTACGCTTATCCTGATAGCATTGCTTGGTGGCGTATTTTTAAGAGGTTTCAAAGAAGCGATCGGTCTTGCCGTTTTTTTGGTTGCTACATATTTGTTGCTGAACTTAATCACGATTAGTGTTGGTGTATACCAGGTCTTCCAACAGCCATCTGTGATTTTTAATTGGCAGAAGGTGTTATTTGCTAATTATCAAAACCCTTTCATCATGATAGGTGCAGCTGCACTGGTATTTCCTAAATTAGCATTAGGATTATCTGGTTTTGAAACTGGGGTGGCGGTTATGCCCTTGGTGAAGGGGACTCAACATGAAACAGAAGCAAACCCCCGAGGACGGATTCGTAACACCCATAAACTGCTGACTCTGGCGGCGGTAATTATGAGCTTCTTCTTAATTACCAGTAGCTTGGTGACAATTCTACTTATTCCTGCCGCAGAATTTCAAACAGGAGGTAAAGCTAACGGACGCGCCCTTGCATACCTGGCTCATGGTTATTTAGGGGATGGCTTTGGCACTATTTATGATTTAAGTACGATTTTTATCTTGTGGTTTGCTGGTGCATCCGCAATGGCTGGGCTATTGAATATTGTCCCTCGTTACCTACCACGCTATGGCATGGCCCCAGATTGGACACGCATGATCCGACCTTTGGTGTTAGTGTATACAGTGATCGCTTTTGTGGTGACGATTCTCTTTCAAGCAGACGTGGAAGCTCAAGGTGGAGCCTATGCTACAGGGGTGTTAGTATTAATGACTTCTGCTGCCTTGGCTGTGACTCTAGCTGCTCGCCGTCGGCGAGCAACCCGAGGAATATTATCCTTTGGTGCGATTACACTGCTGTTTGTTTATACCACCATTGTTAACATTATTGAAAGACCAGAAGGTATTCAAATCGCTGCCTTTTTCATCGGTACAATTATCATTACCTCGTTGATTTCCCGAGTCTGGCGTTCAACGGAACTGCGAGTAGAGCGAATAGAAATGGACGAAACAGCTCGTCGTTTCATAGCTGAAGAAGAAGAACATCAAGGTACGATCCGACTGATTGCCAATCGCTTAGGTGAAGGAGATGAACGAGAGTACTTCTTAAAAGAAAAGGAAGTACGTGAGGACAATCATATTCCCCAAACTGATTCGATTCTATTTTTGGAAATTCAAATATCTGACGCCTCAGTTTTTTCAGAAAGAATTCACGTAAGGGGAGTACAAGTCGGTAAATATCGTATTTTGCGGGCTAGAGGCACTGCTGTACCAAATGCGATCGCAGCTATTCTTTTATATATCCGGGATCAAACCGGCAAACTACCGCACGCCTACTTTGGTTGGATAGAAGGTAATCCTATCCAATATTTGCTGCGCTTTATCCTCTTTGGAGAAGGAGATATAGCTGTTGTTACCCGTGAAGTCCTCCGTAAAGCTGAGAAAAACCCTGAACGCCGTCCCGGTATTCATGTAGGGGGGTAG
- the ilvC gene encoding ketol-acid reductoisomerase codes for MARMYYDTDANLDLLAGKTIAIIGYGSQGHAHALNLKDSGMNVIVGLYPGSKSAAKAEAAGLTVKSVADAAKAADLLMILLPDEVQRTVYKNEIEPNLEPGNVLAFAHGFNIHFGQVVPPAEVDVIMVAPKGPGHLVRRTYEQGQGVPCLFAVYQDASGQARDRAMAYAKGIGGTRAGILETTFREETETDLFGEQAVLCGGLSALIKAGFETLVEAGYQPELAYFECLHEVKLIVDLIVEGGLAKMRDSISNTAEYGDYTRGPRIVNEQTKAEMQKILQEIQTGQFAREFVLENQAGKPGFTAMRRKEAEHPVEEIGKDLRAMFSWMKKD; via the coding sequence ATGGCTCGGATGTATTACGACACAGATGCAAATTTAGACCTTTTAGCTGGAAAAACCATTGCTATTATCGGTTATGGTTCCCAAGGTCATGCTCACGCCCTTAACCTTAAGGATAGTGGCATGAATGTTATTGTCGGATTATATCCGGGTAGCAAGTCAGCGGCAAAAGCTGAAGCAGCTGGGTTAACTGTCAAAAGTGTGGCAGATGCGGCCAAAGCTGCTGACTTGTTAATGATTTTATTACCTGATGAAGTACAAAGAACTGTTTACAAAAACGAAATTGAACCAAATTTAGAACCAGGTAACGTCTTAGCTTTTGCCCACGGGTTTAATATTCACTTTGGTCAAGTTGTGCCACCTGCTGAGGTAGACGTGATCATGGTAGCACCCAAAGGGCCAGGACATTTGGTCAGACGGACTTACGAACAAGGACAAGGAGTACCTTGTCTGTTTGCTGTCTATCAAGATGCTTCTGGACAGGCACGCGATCGCGCAATGGCATATGCTAAGGGTATCGGTGGTACACGCGCTGGAATTCTGGAAACCACCTTCCGCGAAGAAACTGAAACTGACTTATTCGGTGAACAAGCAGTATTGTGTGGTGGCTTGAGTGCTTTAATAAAAGCCGGATTTGAAACTTTGGTAGAAGCTGGATACCAACCAGAGTTAGCTTATTTTGAATGTCTCCACGAAGTCAAATTGATTGTTGACTTAATTGTGGAAGGCGGGCTAGCGAAAATGCGTGATAGTATTTCCAATACCGCAGAATATGGTGACTACACTCGTGGTCCTCGCATTGTCAACGAACAAACCAAGGCTGAAATGCAAAAAATTCTGCAAGAAATTCAAACTGGTCAGTTTGCACGAGAATTTGTTTTGGAAAACCAAGCTGGTAAACCTGGGTTTACTGCAATGCGTCGTAAAGAAGCTGAACATCCAGTTGAGGAAATTGGTAAAGATTTACGTGCTATGTTTAGTTGGATGAAGAAGGATTAA
- a CDS encoding aldo/keto reductase: protein METKQLGNTGVYVSTIGLGGMPMSLSNRPPESQSINVIQRALELGVTFIDTADSYCQDETDKHHNERLIHKALQSYNGDTSNVMVATKGGLMRPHGSWTRNGNPNHLRETIRISFEALGGNKPIDLWQYHAPDPEYTIEESLTPAKEALRAGIIRFVGVSNFSVEQIKRARDVVDIVSVQNQYNPWQRQPEFDGVLEYCETEGLTFLPWSPFGGSRRHENLQDIPAIAQLAKTKGISVYCIVLAWLLAKSPCILPIPGASKVSSIEDSVRAVDLKLSAQEVQIIDQETAS from the coding sequence ATGGAAACAAAACAACTAGGCAACACAGGTGTTTATGTAAGTACCATTGGTTTGGGGGGGATGCCGATGTCGTTAAGCAACCGCCCTCCAGAGTCACAGTCAATCAATGTTATTCAGCGCGCTTTGGAGTTGGGAGTCACTTTTATTGATACTGCTGATTCTTACTGTCAAGACGAAACAGACAAGCACCACAATGAGCGACTAATTCACAAAGCTTTGCAAAGTTACAATGGTGATACCAGTAATGTGATGGTAGCAACTAAGGGTGGCTTAATGCGTCCTCATGGTAGTTGGACACGCAATGGAAACCCTAATCACCTGCGAGAAACTATTCGCATTAGCTTTGAGGCTTTGGGTGGCAATAAACCCATTGATCTATGGCAATACCACGCACCTGATCCTGAGTACACCATTGAAGAATCCCTCACACCAGCAAAAGAAGCACTCAGAGCTGGAATAATCAGATTTGTGGGGGTTTCCAACTTTTCTGTAGAACAAATCAAAAGGGCGCGGGATGTAGTTGATATCGTCTCGGTGCAGAATCAATACAATCCTTGGCAGCGACAGCCAGAATTTGACGGGGTACTAGAGTATTGTGAGACTGAAGGTTTAACTTTTTTACCTTGGAGTCCCTTCGGTGGTAGTCGTCGCCATGAGAATTTACAAGACATCCCAGCGATCGCTCAGTTAGCCAAAACAAAAGGCATATCAGTGTACTGTATTGTACTAGCATGGTTACTGGCAAAATCGCCTTGTATCTTACCCATTCCAGGTGCAAGTAAAGTTTCTAGCATAGAAGATTCCGTACGTGCTGTGGATCTAAAATTATCTGCTCAGGAAGTACAAATAATAGATCAAGAAACAGCGTCATAA